The nucleotide sequence CGTCGCCGACGCCGAGGCGGCCGAGGCGGCCGGCTTCACGTCGATCTGGGTGCCGCAGATCCCGGACGAGTTCGACGCCCTCACGGCGGTCGCCCTGATGGGCCAGGCGACGTCGCGGGTCGAGCTCGGGACGGCGGTGATGCCGATCCAGAGCCGGCACCCGGTCGCGATGGCGCAGCAAGCGCTAGCGGTGCAGTCGGTGTGCGAGGGGCGGTTCACCCTGGGCCTCGGACCGTCGCACCACTGGATCGTCGACGACATGCTCGGGCTGCCGTACGAGCGCCCGGCCGCTCTGGTGCGTGACTACCTCGAGGTGCTCAACGCCGCGTTCGACGGCCCCGGCCCGGTCGACGTGCAGAATGACACCTATCGGATCCACAACCCTCTCGACGTCACCGACATCGCGCCGACGCCGATCCTCGTCGCCGCGCTCGCGCCGGTGATGCTGCGCGTCGCGGGCGAGCACGCGTCCGGCACCATCCTGTGGATGGCCGACGAGCGCGCCATCGGGGACCACGTCGTCCCACGCATCACCAAGGCCGCGGAGGAGGCCGGCCGCCCGCGGCCGCGGATCGTCGCCGGGATCCCGGTGGCCGTCTGCCCGAACGACGAGGTGGACGACGCACGCGCGCGGGCGAACCGGGTGCTCGGGCACGCCGAGTACTCGCCGAACTACGAGCGGCTGCTCGAGCGCGGCGACGCCACCGATGTCGGCGACCTGCTCGCCGCAGGG is from Acidimicrobiia bacterium and encodes:
- a CDS encoding LLM class F420-dependent oxidoreductase codes for the protein MRIGLMIGPERGRYREKAAKLVADAEAAEAAGFTSIWVPQIPDEFDALTAVALMGQATSRVELGTAVMPIQSRHPVAMAQQALAVQSVCEGRFTLGLGPSHHWIVDDMLGLPYERPAALVRDYLEVLNAAFDGPGPVDVQNDTYRIHNPLDVTDIAPTPILVAALAPVMLRVAGEHASGTILWMADERAIGDHVVPRITKAAEEAGRPRPRIVAGIPVAVCPNDEVDDARARANRVLGHAEYSPNYERLLERGDATDVGDLLAAGDEPAVLSRLRSFRDAGATDLSFRILPLGPDRDARIASRQRTEAFLTTVAAEL